Proteins encoded within one genomic window of Microbacterium soli:
- a CDS encoding amidase, with protein sequence MKPPRVDDDVASLRDHPLELLPEPVTALDRSVPPRPAGMRGWEAPPLPAIADPVAEIEAVLANLEGAGRAMGAVEELFGREARQAAADSRRRLAEGVARPLEGLAFGVKDVIQVEGTPTTFGSPAYTGYRPKITARVVRNLRAAGAILVAKLATYEFASGPNARTRNPWDPRRRSGGSSSGSASAIGAGLLPLALGTDSGGSIRVPAAWCGAVGFKPTRGRVPTEGVPPLSWHLDHTGTLTQTVIAAAAVFGHLAGEPVWAADVGEEGPHPLEGMTIGVLGGWFQLVDTEVAAATEEAIAVLGGLGARLVPVEFPLVDRINPDAIKRVLVDAESAALHDPSRPGYGPVFAQLLESGSRLRAVDYIHALRLGSLLAQGATALFDGVDALVCATSAVVAPFEEEDAVTLGGRMMPLADVVARNTSIFNISGHPALTVPSGAGPSTGMPTALQIIAPHWRDDTCFRIGMAYQSRAGTIVAPVRG encoded by the coding sequence ATGAAGCCGCCCCGTGTCGATGACGATGTCGCGTCCCTTCGGGACCATCCGCTCGAGCTCCTCCCCGAACCCGTCACCGCGCTCGATCGCTCAGTGCCGCCTCGCCCTGCGGGCATGCGCGGATGGGAAGCGCCGCCGCTGCCCGCGATCGCCGATCCCGTGGCGGAGATCGAGGCGGTCCTCGCGAATCTGGAGGGCGCTGGGCGAGCGATGGGGGCGGTCGAGGAGCTCTTCGGGCGGGAAGCCCGGCAGGCTGCCGCCGACTCCCGCCGTCGCCTCGCCGAAGGAGTTGCGCGCCCTCTGGAGGGACTGGCGTTCGGGGTGAAGGACGTCATCCAGGTGGAGGGAACGCCCACGACCTTCGGCTCGCCCGCATACACCGGATACCGTCCGAAGATCACCGCCCGTGTGGTGCGGAACCTGCGTGCGGCCGGAGCGATCCTCGTCGCGAAGCTCGCCACCTACGAGTTCGCGTCGGGGCCGAACGCCCGCACCCGCAATCCCTGGGATCCACGTCGCCGCTCCGGTGGTTCGTCCTCGGGGTCGGCATCCGCCATCGGCGCGGGCCTGCTCCCGCTCGCGCTCGGGACGGACAGCGGGGGCTCGATCAGGGTGCCCGCGGCCTGGTGCGGCGCCGTCGGGTTCAAGCCGACCAGAGGGCGAGTTCCCACCGAGGGTGTGCCGCCGCTGAGCTGGCATCTGGATCACACCGGCACGCTGACGCAGACCGTCATCGCGGCGGCCGCCGTCTTCGGTCACCTCGCCGGCGAACCCGTATGGGCTGCAGATGTCGGCGAGGAGGGCCCACATCCGCTCGAGGGCATGACGATCGGAGTCCTCGGCGGCTGGTTCCAGCTGGTCGACACCGAGGTCGCGGCGGCGACCGAGGAGGCGATCGCCGTGCTCGGCGGTCTCGGCGCCCGGCTCGTCCCCGTGGAGTTCCCTCTGGTCGACCGCATCAATCCCGATGCGATCAAGAGAGTGCTCGTGGATGCCGAGTCGGCGGCACTGCACGACCCGTCCCGACCGGGCTACGGCCCGGTGTTCGCACAGCTGTTGGAGAGCGGATCGCGGCTGCGGGCGGTCGACTACATCCACGCGCTCCGACTCGGATCGCTCCTCGCGCAGGGCGCGACGGCGCTGTTCGACGGGGTGGACGCGCTGGTGTGCGCGACCTCGGCCGTGGTGGCTCCCTTCGAGGAGGAGGATGCGGTCACACTGGGTGGACGGATGATGCCGCTCGCCGACGTGGTGGCCAGGAACACCTCGATCTTCAACATCTCAGGGCATCCTGCACTGACTGTTCCCAGCGGAGCGGGGCCGAGCACCGGGATGCCGACGGCACTGCAGATCATCGCCCCGCACTGGCGTGACGACACCTGCTTCCGCATCGGGATGGCGTACCAGTCACGGGCCGGCACGATCGTCGCGCCAGTGCGGGGCTGA